GAGTGATGGAATAGGCGGCTGAGATCAATTCCTTGGCAGGTTCGGTAGCGCTGTGGAGGTGGGCAACAAAGCCGTAGAGTTTTTGGTTCGAGAAAGAGCTATTGACGGCCCATCCAATGGAGTTTAGGGCGATTAGCCGATCGATCGAAGCGGCATCAATGCCAAGTTCTCGTTGCAGGATGGCGATCGCCGCCTGTTCTGGGCTGGTTCCCACGGGCACTCGTCCGCCTGGGAGATCTAACGTGACCGACCCAACGCCGGGACGATAGCTGGGAGACGGAAAGAGAATTTGTTCGTTCTGAATCGGCAGCACAATAACCGAATCCGCTTTCTCAATTCGCCAATACTCGAGTACGTTTCCACGATGATCTTGAAGATGTTCACCGATCACGGTCAGCCAGTGCGAATGCATCTCCAGAAACCGATCCTGCACCGTCCAAGCTTGTTCAACCCAGAATTGTTCCGCGTCAAAGGATGGAGTCATGATTGATTTAATGTTTGAGATTGGCGATCGCTCTAAAAATCAATAGCTCCCCCTATCGAATTACCTAACGAGTTATCCAACGAATTACCCAACTACCAGGCAACCCCTACTAAACCTTACCGCATCAAACTGCTTCAATCGGTTTCCCAAAGATTCTGTCGGTAAATTTCACATACCAGGCAGCCGCCTGCACTTGAATAATGTACGCCATTGAAATGATTAGCGCAATTTCTGAACCCTCCTTGCCAAAAGCCGTCATTGCGATCGCCAAGGCAATCGATAGGTTCCGCATGACAGTTCCATAAACTAGTGCGATCGCATCATCCCGATTAAAAAACAGCTTGCCCACGATCGTACTCAGCAGAAAGTTTCCACTATACACAATTGCCAACGGCAGGAGCAGGGACACCAGCATCCAAGGATTTGCCACAATTCCCTTCGCACGCAATGCCATCGCAACAAATACTACCCCCAATACGCCCAAGGTCGAGAAGGCAGGAAACTTCTGCTTCAGGTTTTTATTGTACTTATTCTGTCCAACAGTTGTTATCAGGATGCGCTGAGTGACAATGCCCAAAACTAAGGGCAAGAACACAATCACCAAGATTTGTTGGAACACGCTTGCCAAAGGAATCTCCACCACAGTTCCCATCAACCACTGGGCATAAAATGGAGTAATGATCGATCCAGCAATTAAGCCGACAACGGTCATTTTGATCGCTGCACTCACATTTCCTTTCGCAAACCCTGTCCAGGAAATCGTCATGCCGCTGGTCGGCAGCAGAGCCGACAAGAGAAGTCCTAGCGCAATCAGCGGCTGATCATGGAAAAACCATTGTCCTACAAAATAATCAAAAAAAGGAATCACTGCAAAGTTAATCAACTGAGTGACAATTTGCACCCTATAGTCACCACCTGAAAAAACCTCCTTCACCTGCAAGTTGATCATCATGGGATAAACCCAGAAGTGTTGAAAGATAGCTCAACATACAAAAAATAGGGGCAGAATATCTGCTTGACTGACAAAACAGGTTAAAGCTGGAACGAAAGCCATGCGGGAAGCAGAGCATGATTTAGGCTGAGAAGTAACCACACAAACCAGTCAAATCAATGTCACCGACTTCCCGTCTTTATGATGCGTTGAATGATTTTCTGCGTCAATGCGACATGCAGTGGCAGGATGCTCGCCATCTGCAAACACTGTGCTGGATGATCATTGGCATGATTGGAAGCCAAAACGTTCATCTCAATGGATTTGGGGTGTATGTGAGGAGTCGCGCTCAAATGGCTCAATCCCACCAACGCCGGTTTCGCCGCTGGTTGTCGAATCGGCGGATCAATGTCGCGTCCGCTCATCATGCGCTGATTGGGCAGGCTCTGTCCAACTGGCAGACCCAACGACTCTACTTAAGCCTCGATACAACGGTCGTATGGAATTGTTTCTGCATCGTCTGGGTCGCAGTGGTGTACCGAGGAAGAACGGTTCCGGTCGCTTGGAAAGTGGTGGCGCAATCAAGCAGCACCGTCAGGTTGTGGACGATTCAACGGGTACTGCGGCAAGCGCAACGGCTGATGCCCGAGGGTGTCGCGATTGTCCTTTTGGCAGACCGAGGGTTTGCCGATGGCAAGTTGATGAAATACCTCCGGGAGAATCTGGGTTGGCATTTCCGCATCCGCATCAAACGCTCCTTCCAATTTCAGCACCAAGGGCAGTGGCGCCAGGTATCGTCGGTTCAATTGCAACCAGGACAAGCTTACTTTACGCCTGCAGTGTCGGTGGGTAGAACAAAGCCCTACGACAATGTTTACCTTGCCTTTGCCCACGACAAACTCAGCAGCGAGAATTGGACAATTGTGAGTGATGAGCCGACGAACTTGCAGACGTTTGCCCAATATCGACTGAGATTTCAGGTGGAGGAGTCGTTTTTGGATTTGAAGTCCAACGGGTTTAATCTCGAAGCCTCCAGACTCAGAGACAAGGTTGCCCTTTCCCAGTTGTGTGGGGTAATCGCCTTGACGATGCTGTTCTTAGTTCTCCAAGGGGTGCAAGTGGTCGCATCCGGCAAGCGTCGCCAAGTCGATGCTCACTGGAAGCGCGGCATGAGTTATCTCAAGCTGGGCTGGAATTGGATTCGGCTGGCTATCACTCACCAGTGGAAGATTCACGTTTATCAGTTCCTCTCCTGTTCACCTGACCCTCAACCTGCCATCGCATCAAGGCGACAACACGATGACTCCCTAAAGCGTGAATTCACTGTCCTCAGCCGTATTCCAGCTTCTTAGTTTTGTCAGTCAAGC
The Thermoleptolyngbya sichuanensis A183 DNA segment above includes these coding regions:
- a CDS encoding NUDIX domain-containing protein, which encodes MTPSFDAEQFWVEQAWTVQDRFLEMHSHWLTVIGEHLQDHRGNVLEYWRIEKADSVIVLPIQNEQILFPSPSYRPGVGSVTLDLPGGRVPVGTSPEQAAIAILQRELGIDAASIDRLIALNSIGWAVNSSFSNQKLYGFVAHLHSATEPAKELISAAYSITPSGIHQLLSVINCLQCRTVLLEWIFRLSYLRL
- a CDS encoding transposase, which translates into the protein MSPTSRLYDALNDFLRQCDMQWQDARHLQTLCWMIIGMIGSQNVHLNGFGVYVRSRAQMAQSHQRRFRRWLSNRRINVASAHHALIGQALSNWQTQRLYLSLDTTVVWNCFCIVWVAVVYRGRTVPVAWKVVAQSSSTVRLWTIQRVLRQAQRLMPEGVAIVLLADRGFADGKLMKYLRENLGWHFRIRIKRSFQFQHQGQWRQVSSVQLQPGQAYFTPAVSVGRTKPYDNVYLAFAHDKLSSENWTIVSDEPTNLQTFAQYRLRFQVEESFLDLKSNGFNLEASRLRDKVALSQLCGVIALTMLFLVLQGVQVVASGKRRQVDAHWKRGMSYLKLGWNWIRLAITHQWKIHVYQFLSCSPDPQPAIASRRQHDDSLKREFTVLSRIPAS